A genomic window from Camelus ferus isolate YT-003-E chromosome X, BCGSAC_Cfer_1.0, whole genome shotgun sequence includes:
- the ARMCX5 gene encoding armadillo repeat-containing X-linked protein 5, giving the protein MTREVSKMEAMTKTRDMAEIKAKPVAKPGIVSETKSKAVPISRVSAGTKYEVKAGAGSEASIKSFAKADDKGNIGSRSQRRREASIKLRAGDRAGIVIKSSDEDEENVCSWFWTGEEPSVGSWFWPEEETSFQVYEPPPKIEEKPEPTPKPKPELTIKQKAAAWSRARYCVLVPVEGGQGSLPPEGNWTLVETLIETPLGIRPLTKIPPYNGPYFQTLAEIKKQVRYREKYGPNPKACRCKSRVFSLEPKEFDKLVALLKLTKDPFIHQIATMIMGISPAYPFTQDIIHDVGITVMIENLVNNPNVKEHRRASNMVDDNSESSAGPNTGESYINQVCKDITSYPLNSPLQLAGLKLLVQLSVKFEDHHTIVSYIPDFLTLLNKGSVKTKFYVLKVFSRLSKNQANTRELISAKVLSSLVAPFNKNESKANILNIIEIFENINFQFKKKVKLFTKEEFTKSELISIFQEAKEFGQKLQDLAEHSDPEVRDKVIRLILKL; this is encoded by the coding sequence ATGACAAGGGAAGTGAGCAAGATGGAAGCTATGACTAAGACTAGAGACATGGCTGAGATTAAGGCAAAACCCGTGGCCAAACCTGGTATAGTGTCCGAAACCAAGTCAAAGGCCGTACCTATATCCAGAGTCAGTGCTGGGACTAAGTATGAAGTCAAGGCTGGTGCTGGAAGTGAAGCCAGTATCAAGTCCTTTGCCAAAGCTGATGATAAAGGCAATATTGGGTCCAGATCCCAAAGGAGGAGAGAGGCCAGCATCAAGttgagggctggggacagggctggtATTGTAATCAAGTCCAGTGATGAGGATGAAGAAAATGTCTGCTCTTGGTTTTGGACTGGAGAAGAGCCTAGCGTAGGATCCTGGTTCTGGCCTGAAGAAGAGACCTCTTTCCAAGTTTATGAGCCTCCACCTAAGATCGAGGAAAAGCCCGAGCCCACACCCAAACCCAAACCTGAACTCACTATAAAGCAAAAAGCAGCAGCGTGGTCAAGGGCCAGGTATTGTGTCCTAGTCCCAGtagagggagggcagggatccTTGCCTCCAGAGGGGAATTGGACTCTGGTTGAGACTTTGATTGAAACTCCTCTGGGGATTCGGCCTCTGACCAAGATCCCACCCTATAATGGCCCTTACTTCCAGACCTTAGCTGAGATCAAAAAACAGGTTAGGTATAGGGAAAAGTATGGGCCCAATCCAAAAGCCTGCCGCTGCAAATCACGTGTTTTTAGTTTAGAGCCTAAAGAGTTTGATAAACTCGTTGCCCTACTTAAGTTAACTAAGGATCCTTTTATTCATCAAATAGCTACAATGATAATGGGCATCAGTCCTGCTTATCCATTTACTCAAGATATAATTCATGATGTAGGTATTACTGTTATGATTGAAAACTTGGTCAATAATCCCAATGTTAAAGAACACCGCAGAGCTTCAAATATGGTGGATGACAACTCTGAGTCTTCTGCAGGACCAAATACAGGAGAATCGTACATAAATCAAGTTTGTAAGGACATAACCTCTTATCCCTTGAACTCCCCTTTGCAACTGGCTGGACTAAAATTATTAGTGCAACTGAGTGTAAAATTTGAGGATCATCATACGATTGTCAGTTACATTCCAGATTTCCTCACCTTGTTAAACAAGGGAAGTGTCAAAAccaagttttatgttttaaaagtgttttcaCGCTTGTCTAAAAATCAAGCCAATACAAGAGAACTGATCAGTGCCAAAGTACTTTCATCATTGGTTGCACCCTTTAACAAAAATGAGTCAAAGGCCAATATTCTTAATATCAttgaaatatttgagaatataAATTTCCAGTTCAAAAAGAAGGTGAAGCTATTTACCAAGGAAGAGTTCACTAAATCTGAACTTATTTCCATATTCCAGGAAGCAAAAGAGTTTGGTCAGAAACTACAAGACTTAGCAGAGCACAGTGACCCTGAGGTGAGAGATAAAGTTATACGATTAATACTCAAACTCTGA